In the genome of Danaus plexippus chromosome 18 unlocalized genomic scaffold, MEX_DaPlex mxdp_20, whole genome shotgun sequence, the window AAATCATCCCTGTAAATAAAGATTGTAAcatttagtataaatttttcgTTAATGACAACACTGTGAAGGTTTTCTGGAGTTGTAgagaaatattactaaataaatgactatgaaagtgttaaaaatagaaaagataATTTCACTTAATAAACTAATGAAATCATCACCTGAGAGCGTTCCATTTCGGTTTTTCGGCTTCATCTTTGACTTCATCTTTCGCTTTTGTCTGTTCCTCGACATTTAAAGACTTTGTCTGTCCCATCAGTGTATCTAAGAATGCCCGTTTGTCaaatttcttcataattttctCTTTCTTACCCTCTGGTATGTCTTTATTCATTTCTCTgtcaaaagttttttgttgATTTCTCACtgcattaaataattgtacaaCACCTTTTGTGGCTATTTTGGATAAGAGTCTTTCTCTGTCTTTTTCAAGTATATTTGGTTTGACTCGGACTGTTGATTTTTCATTTCtctaaaaagttataatgtggtaaaaatatgataaattctTTGAAAAGACAATGAATAGAATGAAAATTACCTTCTTCTTTGGTGGTGGCTCTGACACACTTGTGtcatcttttttaatatctggCTTAACTTCTTTTACTTCTTCCCCAATAACCTCAAAAGTAGGCTTTTCTTCTTTTGGTTTGATAACAACATCAGCTAATTTTTTTGCCCGAGATAACACTAAAGTTTTCTTGTTTTTAGGTTTATTGGAacctaaaatttttgatatagaaTCTGCCCACccctcattttttattatcaattcgTCGTCTGTATTGTTTCCATCTCCACCGTCCTGGTCCAGTCCCGAATCTTGATCTTCATAATCGGATTCATCTACATCCTCGCTTGAGGATGAATCACTATTAGAGACTAAAATAAGAagatatgtagttttatatataatgctttatttgtaaaacaaaaatacttaatttttatttataattaccaGAAACTTTGAGTGTAGGTTTTTCCATTACTACTACCATTCCTCTCCgtcaactttattttattcacttttaAATGGAAAGAATATCTTCCTAAATGACctttatttgattgttttaattgatagaattatataggtataaaaCACTAAAAGTGCACCGACACGTGTTTTTATTCTTTGACATCCCTGGAGTCGCGTTTGACGTTTCAAGACTTCAACTATTTAAAGTTTCATTTCTGTTTacgcaaaatttttaaaccgaacgaaaacatttcatattgaacatgaaaagaaaataattgatagATATAAATcagattgttaataaaaaaatgattgccaaataataaataatatattcaaatttatatcattaaatgttactcctattatattataacagtttAGGAACTGTATGGATTTATCTAGCAATATACAAAATGGaacgtttaatgtttttaaaataaaatacagctGATCGTCAAGTGAAGGAAATTTTAGTATCGCTTTAAACATGGCGAATATTGCGAATCCTTTACCATATATTACCAAGAGAGAAAGTGGACTTTTATGTGatcttaaaacaaatttatttaataaacggcTTAACGcttctaaaaatttatatcgtcGTGATTTAGTTTGTCATTTCGGATGTGTTAACGCAATTGAGTTTTCATACAATGGCGAATTGCTCGTATcaggtaaaattatttaaatatacacaacTATCACTTTAGtagtgtaaattaaatgtagcAATGCATAATTGCACTCGATAATAGCTAAAAATTAAGTTCAcgttgtattgtttttatactatatttttatcaccgATTGATAAGAAAATGATGGGTGTGTAATAGAATACATTATGTGACGCCATTTTAGATACTAATTTAACTTAGATAAAGTCGAAAATTGCTTGCGTACATTTTTGCCATTGCCattgaataaacattttcttcaaataaatatttaaaaaaaatgaaatagaaacaataaaaattattagacacaaaactttaaatgttaTGTCAAGTACTTAAGTGTAGTATTATGTCTAggagattaaatattataagtgtttataaattttaggaGGAGATGACAGAAGAGTTATGTTATGGCAGTTTGGACAGGCAGTCCTCAACTATGGGAAGCCTGAATCCATGAAAGCATTACATCTATCAAACATCTTTTGTTTAGGTATAACTTCTGATAATCAGAAGATATTCTCCGGTGGAAATGACGATAGGGTgagtcttaattttataatttctaataagaaactataagtgacattataaatgttttaatgagaGACCTGTTTTAGTTtgcatagtttaaaaattataaataatagaacaTCTGGTAGACATAATTAGATGGGCTTTTGAGGAAATCTCAAAATTTGTCCCATTCCTTTACcataatatcttatatttagaagtCCTGGCACAAACTGGAGAgtgttatagtatataaaagatttttttatgaaaaaaaatacaaattttttttttcctaaacaATGTAAATGTTACCAAAAAATAgtctataaaaattcaatctccctgtatcatatattttatttattttaaaaattattatttttttgtatcttgcAATGGTATAATAGCTTGGGCTATATATTTAGGTCATTTTctgaaattttaacttttcctTAAATAACATGTTcctaaaaatgtacattttgaaaaaatatgtatatatgtacatatgattGTTGGCGTCGGAGTTGTAAAAAGGTACCTTTATATCAAGATATTAtgggagaaaaaaaaaaatatttatatggccTAAAGTTCCTGctcaaaaatgtttacaagCCTTTGgactataatgtttttatatgagaaGTTATTGTTTTaggtatattgaaaaaaaaaaattctcaaatGGATTGTACTGGTCAAAAATAACACAATCATAGAACCAATGAttctttaattgtttaataacataatattctaAGAGTACTATTGGAATTAttcctataaaattaaaaattcgattttatataacaagtaatgataatttaacatttaaggTCATAGTTCACGATCTAGAGAGCAAAAGTCCTTTAGAAGTTCTTCAGCATCAACGCGCCGTCTCCAGCCTCAGTATAGACCCTTTCAATGAGCAGGTCGTCGCCACCGCTGGGAACGATGGCCGGCTATTACTGTTTGACACCCGTCAATCTGTACACGGTgggtgtaataaaaatgtcctgagtataagtaattaattttttttttatactcatGTGTTTATTCCAGAGTCCCTGGTCGTTTCCCGCAGTAGGAGAGCTTTTCACGGTGTTATGTATCACCCCCAGCAGGTTAGCATGCTCGTTTCCGCTAATGAGAGAAACGGTGTAGCTCTATGGGACCTGCGATCTCCAAAACAGTAAGCCAttcgaaatattaattttaagtttttaatctgtgtaattttcattttgaatgaaaattttttggagtcaattttaattaaatatttctattgcaGTCCAGTAATTCGCTACGTTGGTAGCAAAGGATCTACTCAGAATGGCATGAGTGTGTGCTTCAACCATTTGGGGACACATATAGTCGCCCTGCGGCGTCGCTTGCCTCCCGTACTCTACGCCGTTCACTCACCAGAACCCTTGGCGGAGTTCTACCATCAAGATTACTACAATTCCTGCACGATGAAGAGCTGCTGCTTTGCTGGCAAGAACGATCAGTTCGTGCTCTCAGGATCAGACGATTTCAACTTGTATATGTGGAAGATACCCGACACGGGCGGCGGTTGTAGTGAGTCTAAAACATTCACATGTTTTTGCcacacaataattaattataatatattaaatagcgTCCTTGTTCCAGACGATATGCTGGTTGAGCCGCCTCATCTAGTTCTATATGGACACAGATCTATCGTGAATCAAGTGCGATACAACCCGCACTATTGTCTGATAGCCTCGTCCGGCGTTGAGAAGATTATTAAGGTGGGTGCGAGGTGTTTTAAATGTCGttgataaaagaataataaggGTAGTTCtgcattataaacataatagaTTTAAGGCTTATGTATAACAGCTTTGGAAAATTTTCTCTTCCAATAGGAATCTTAGTAGTTTCAtgggtttattttaaatcaatctgCCTCGGAAAAGtactaaaaaataagtacTTCGTGAGCTTCGTGTAATTCCCAACGTTTTAAACTATAACGTTCATGTGATTgccataatataaattataattttcaagttCCTCCTATGACAGTATGAGCATGATAAATAATCCAGAAACAGCGTATCTTTTTCTATATCATCAACAGTGCAACGAAAACGTAAAAGTGTTACTGAGATTTGAAAACTCAAAGGTCTGATTAGACGCAAACTAAGAATAGAAcggcacattttttttttaaattttattaaaatgttcgaAATATGTCTGCGTTGTGACGCGTGGGAGGCCTTTCGCGCTTTTTCAACTTAATATTGTCGGAAAGCTGGTCATGTCTGGAATGATACATCACGTTTAAGGAAAATATTGCAGTTGTGGTCAGCCCTACAGTACCCTGACATGCGAGGGACTCTCCTGGAAGAGGCCCAAGGTCCGGACAACCCTAGAGAGATTTACACACACGAGGATTATGTGTCACTCGTACATCACAGCGGACAGGTGAGTTATATCATGCGCATACCACATTGTTTGGGACTCAAAGAAAAAACGTCCTTATAAGGTTATAATTGGTTAATATATTGTAGTTAAAATGAATAGTGAGCCTGCAGGATGTCATAGTGTTTAAATAGGCAGgtgcacaaaaataaaaataaaacttctttatagtattttaactcAATTTAAcacgtatataaattttaatacgtatataaattttatcatgcCTATCCTATAACCAATTAACAAAAAGTTTCAAGcaactaaaaatgtttttttttattgcaacgCCCCGAAACAGTACTTGTCCCACAACTACGCGGAGCAATCAACGAGCGAGGACCCCAGGATGATGGCGTTCTTCGATTCCCTCATGCAGAGAGAGCTGGAGTGTCTCGCCGAGGACACGGACTCCTTGGACGGCTCCAGCTCGAGGTCGGCCCGGGACAGCGGGTCAGACTCCAGTGATAGCGACCAGATCGCTGTCGATTTCCCATCCCTGCCGCCAAAGAGAAGTGAGTATTATTCTAAAT includes:
- the LOC116772864 gene encoding LOW QUALITY PROTEIN: DDB1- and CUL4-associated factor 5 (The sequence of the model RefSeq protein was modified relative to this genomic sequence to represent the inferred CDS: inserted 3 bases in 3 codons; deleted 2 bases in 1 codon; substituted 1 base at 1 genomic stop codon); amino-acid sequence: MANIANPLPYITKRESGLLCDLKTNLFNKRLNASKNLYRRDLVCHFGCVNAIEFSYNGELLVSGGDDRRVMLWQFGQAVLNYGKPESMKALHLSNIFCLGITSDNQKIFSGGNDDRVIVHDLESKSPLEVLQHQRAVSSLSIDPFNEQVVATAGNDGRLLLFDTRQSVHESLVVSRSRRAFHGVMYHPQQVSMLVSANERNGVALWDLRSPKHPVIRYVGSKGSTQNGMSVCFNHLGTHIVALRRRLPPVLYAVHSPEPLAEFYHQDYYNSCTMKSCCFAGKNDQFVLSGSDDFNLYMWKIPDTGGGCNDMLVEPPHLVLYGHRSIVNQVRYNPHYCLIASSGVEKIIKLWSALQYPDMRGTLLEEAQGPDNPREIYTHEDYVSLVHHSGQYLSHNYAEQSTSEDPRMMAFFDSLMQRELECLAEDTDSLDGSSSRSARDSGSDSSDSDQIAVDFPSLPPKRKSAMPEPAMSEQTGRLVASRYPKNVRSQKRGALRRNKQPRTCVNKSSTTVKGARPARRARGRRLRPRGLSPSSERTDSDESAYCMYRSTGRILRPARRRMNSTRSNKRKCKVTCYRRSMNXGAMPYIAGNGAAQDSSDNNNVENVDXFEENLAYRAQAQDIWGQNNSLFRIAEVDSDDDQSVSSRPRSVRSQNQSIPNLVNIVPTPINGSIGDSFRNDNQESESNNSSPPPEXRLRMNLRRVRRNGRQAMNRSDSSGSPPMKTQADRALTERLSPXGFNRTLARLMNETNESELESSCSTEGSLWPAPDTLGTPDSGVGTVAGSSTRNPLPADEVSDDPEFQAYKFRQRVKKARRNYRNHMESDSN
- the LOC116773079 gene encoding RRP15-like protein encodes the protein MVVVMEKPTLKVSVSNSDSSSSEDVDESDYEDQDSGLDQDGGDGNNTDDELIIKNEGWADSISKILGSNKPKNKKTLVLSRAKKLADVVIKPKEEKPTFEVIGEEVKEVKPDIKKDDTSVSEPPPKKKRNEKSTVRVKPNILEKDRERLLSKIATKGVVQLFNAVRNQQKTFDREMNKDIPEGKKEKIMKKFDKRAFLDTLMGQTKSLNVEEQTKAKDEVKDEAEKPKWNALRDDFMMGAKMKDWDKESVDE